A genomic stretch from Salarias fasciatus chromosome 10, fSalaFa1.1, whole genome shotgun sequence includes:
- the LOC115394999 gene encoding protein ABHD15 produces the protein MALFLSDFLLLLLPCLLLALLSAALRWPRTRRWTDRALKAAGRRLWTVVCWTLKLPLCDDAEAGSPGAPAGSGQTPDGPRLVCKPTALARYLLRHCGCLAGPGPRGDPHLQTACSQLWEQRERALRFTRDHLLLRDGGVVALDWAVGTRAGEAAERRRKEHHAGGKALGCFTAAPPVLLLIPQCWGGMTPHLRALCQLAMRQGFYVVVFHPRGTAGCPLATARLTEFGDPADLEQAVSYIRSRLPSSTLVAVSEGSGSGVLLSYLGESGSSTQLTAAAAISPVLLGQRWFEADMPPLYRWGALFQRKRPLRRYASSFRGVLDVDRALRCASLRDLEETLFCSSSSSSPPPCSRPPSRGRGPPVAWALGERAFPAEDWGGYWERNEPLRDADDVAAPLLCICSRDDPLLPPPSSLPLRLFQSSPFFLLLLTDRGGHCGFALQGAGPGGEEEQPGEAVWSHNVVLEYFKVVADFLKVGEREGSGWGGPQEENIQALLRSRSMNPAPLRKRRPPIMRRPRPPAAPFEDAEETFTWRRSYTR, from the exons ATGGCGCTGTTCCTCAGCGACTTCCTGTTGCTCCTGCTGCCGTGCCTCCTCCTCGCGCTGCTGTCGGCGGCGCTCCGCTGGCCCAGGACTCGCCGCTGGACGGACCGCGCTCTGAAGGCCGCGGGCCGGAGGCTCTGGACCGTGGTCTGCTGGACCCTGAAGCTGCCGCTCTGTGACGACGCAGAGGCCGGGTCACCGGGGGCCCCGGCGGGGTCGGGTCAGACCCCCGACGGCCCCCGGCTGGTCTGCAAACCCACGGCGCTGGCCCGGTATCTGCTCCGCCACTGCGGCTGCCTGgccgggcccgggccccggggggACCCCCACCTCCAGACCGCGTGCAGCCAGCTGTGGGAGCAGCGCGAGCGGGCGCTGCGCTTCACCAGAGACCACCTGCTGCTGCGGGACGGGGGGGTCGTGGCCCTGGACTGGGCCGTGGGGACCAGAGcgggggaggcggcggagaggaggaggaaggagcatCACGCCGGGGGGAAGGCGCTGGGCTGCTTCACGGCGGCGCcgcccgtcctcctcctcatacCGCAGTGCTGGGGGGGCATGACCCCCCACCTGAGGGCGCTGTGCCAGCTCGCCATGCGCCAGGGCTTCTACGTGGTGGTGTTCCACCCCAGAGGCACGGCCGGCTGCCCGCTGGCCACGGCGCGGCTCACCGAGTTCGGAGATCCAGCTGATCTGGAACAG GCGGTGTCGTACATCCGCAGCCGCCTGCCGTCCTCCACGCTGGTGGCGGTGAGCGAGGGCTCGGGTTCGGGGGTCCTGCTGTCCTACCTGGGGGAGAGCGGGTCCAGCACTCAGCTGACGGCGGCCGCCGCCATCTCCCCCGTGCTGCTGGGACAGAGGTGGTTCGAGGCGGACATGCCGCCCCTGTATCGCTGGGGGGCTTTATTCCAACGGAAACGACCGCTCAGGAG GTACGCCAGCTCCTTCAGGGGCGTCCTGGACGTGGACCGGGCCCTCCGCTGCGCCTCCCTCAGAGACCTGGAGGAGAccctcttctgctcctcctcctcctcctcgcctccccCCTGCTCCAGACCCCCGTCCCGGGGCCGGGGCCCGCCGGTGGCCTGGGCGCTGGGGGAGCGGGCCTTCCCCGCGGAGGACTGGGGGGGCTACTGGGAGAGGAACGAGCCCCTGAGGGACGCCGACGACGTGGCGGCGCCCCTGCTCTGCATCTGCAGCCGGGACGACCCCCTGCTGCCCCCGCCCTCCTCGCTGCCGCTCCGCCTCTTCCAGAGCAGccccttcttcctcctgctgctcaccGACAGGGGGGGCCACTGCGGGTTCGCCCTGCAGGGGGCCGGgcctgggggggaggaggagcagcctgGGGAGGCCGTCTGGAGTCACAACGTAGTACTCGAGTACTTCAAAGTAGTGGCGGACTTCCTGAAggtgggagagagggaggggtcCGGGTGGGGGGGCCCGCAGGAGGAAAACATTCAGGCTCTGCTCAGGAGCAGGAGCATGAACCCGGCCCCCCTTCGGAAGAGGAGGCCCCCCATCATGAGGAGACCCCGGCCCCCGGCAGCGCCCTTCGAGGACGCAGAGGAGACGTTCACCTGGAGGAGGTCCTACAcccgctga
- the taok1b gene encoding serine/threonine-protein kinase TAO1 isoform X1: MPSSVRAGSLKDPEVAELFFKEDPEKLFSDLREIGHGSFGAVYFARDVRTNEVVAIKKMSYSGKQSNEKWQDIIKEVKFLQRIRHPNSIEYKGCYLREHTAWLVMEYCLGSASDLLEVHKKPLQEVEIAAITHGALQGLAYLHSHNMIHRDVKAGNILLTEPGQVKLADFGSASIASPANSFVGTPYWMAPEVILAMDEGQYDGKVDVWSLGITCIELAERKPPLFNMNAMSALYHIAQNESPTLQSSEWTDYFRNFIDSCLQKIPQDRPHSDDMLGHAFLQRERPDSVLMDLIQRTKDAVRELDNLQYRKMKKILLQEAHNGPTAEAPDADEDLEPGAGRTGTVNSVGSNQSIPSMSISASSQSSSVNSLNEAAQDSRSELELMDGDHTVMSNSSVIHLKPEEEESFSGEQAASSQPTEPQATPAQGSRKHYRNREHFATIRTASLVTREMQEHEQDSELREQMSGYKRMRRQHQKHLMALENKLKGEMDEHRLRLDKELESQRNNFTQEMEKLLKKHQAALEKDLKTFTNDEKKFQQHIQVQQKKELGSFLESQKREYKLRKEQLKEELSENQSTPKKEKQEWLSKQKENIQHYQAEEEANLLRRQRQYLELECRRFKRRILIARHNVEQDLAREELNKRQTQKDLEHAMLLRHHESMQELEFRHLGTIQKARAELIRTQHQTELTNQLEYNKRRERELRRKHVMEVRLQPKSLKSKELQIKKQFQETCKTQTRQYKALRNHLLETTPKSDHKAVLKRLKEEQTRKLAILAEQYDHSINEMLSTQALRLDEAQEGECQVLRMQLQQELELLNAYQSKIKMQTDAQHDKERRELEQRVSLRRALLEQKIEEEMLSLQNERLERIRSLLERQAREIEAFDSESMRLGFSNMVLTNLAPDSQGGWGGGGGGGGQGAQGGGHWPGGGGGSGHHGHHHQGGSGSQQPWGHPMLAGGPPPWSLHHPGGGSQRSSQGGAGGVRNSPQAMRRTSSGGRSEQGMSRSASITSQISNGSHLSYT; encoded by the exons ATGCCCTCCTCTGTAAGGGCAGGGAGCCTAAAAGATCCGGAGGTGGCTGAGCTCTTCTTCAAAGAAGACCCAGAGAAGCTTTTCTCTGACCTCCGAGAGATCGGCCATGGCAGCTTTGGCGCCGTCTACTTT gcaCGGGATGTGCGCACAAACGAGGTGGTGGCGATTAAAAAGATGTCCTATAGTGGCAAACAGTCTAATGAG AAATGGCAGGACATTATAAAGGAGGTGAAGTTCCTCCAGAGGATCCGCCACCCCAACAGTATAGAATACAAAGGTTGTTACCTCCGTGAGCACACAGCATGG CTGGTGATGGAGTACTGTCTGGGCTCGGCCTCCGACCTGCTGGAAG TTCACAAAAAGCCTCTACAGGAGGTGGAGATCGCCGCCATCACACACGGTGCTCTGCAGGGGCTGGCCTACCTCCACTCCCACAACATGATCCACAG GGACGTGAAGGCAGGTAACATCCTGCTAACGGAGCCGGGACAGGTCAAACTGGCGGACTTCGGCTCTGCCTCCATCGCTTCACCTGCCAACTCGTTTGTGGGAACGCCGTATTG GATGGCCCCAGAGGTGATTCTAGCTATGGATGAAGGCCAGTATGACGGGAAGGTGGATGTCTGGTCTTTAGGGATCACTTGTATAGAATTAG cggAGAGGAAGCCTCCCTTGTTTAATATGAATGCAATGAGTGCCTTATACCACATAGCGCAGAATGAAAGCCCCACGCTGCAATCCAGTGAATG GACGGACTACTTTAGAAACTTTATCGATTCTTGCCTTCAGAAAATCCCCCAAGACAGACCACACTCTGACGACATGTTGGGC CATGCGTTTTTGCAACGTGAGCGTCCGGACTCGGTGCTGATGGACCTCATTCAGAGAACCAAGGACGCAGTGCGAGAGCTGGACAACCTGCAGTACCGCAAAATGAAGAAGATCCTCCTCCAGGAAGCCCACAACGGGCCCACCGCAGAGGCCCCCGACGCAGACGAG GACCTGGAGCCGGGCGCGGGTCGGACGGGCACGGTGAACAGCGTGGGCAGCAACCAGTCCATCCCCAGCATGTCCATCAGCGCCAGCTCCCAGAGCAGCTCCGTCAACAGCCTGAACGAAGCGGCCCAGGACAGCCGCAGCGAGCTGGAGCTGATGGACGGAGACCACACCGTCATGTCCAACAGCTCCGTCATACACCTCAAACCG gaggaggaggagagtttcTCTGGGGAGcaggcagccagcagccagcccACTGAGCCCCAGGCGACACCAGCACAGGGCTCCAGGAAGCACTACCGCAACCGAGAGCACTTTGCCACCATACGCACAGCGTCACTA GTTACCCGCGAGATGCAGGAACACgagcaggactcggagctgaGGGAACAGATGTCGGGATACAAGCGCATGAGACGGCAGCACCAGAAGCACCTGATGGCGCTGGAGAACAAGCTGAAGGGGGAGATGGACGAGCACAGGCTCAGGCTGGACAAAGAGCTGGAGAGCCAGAGGAACAACTTCACCCAGGAGAtggagaagctgctgaagaAGCACCAGGCGGCCCTGGAGAAAGAC CTCAAGACGTTTACCAACGATGAGAAGAAGTTCCAGCAGCACATTCAGGTTCAGCAGAAGAAGGAGCTCGGCAGCTTCTTGGAGTCACAGAAGCGGGAGTACAAACTGCGTAAAGAGCAGCTTAAAGAG GAGCTGAGTGAGAACCAGTCGACCCccaagaaagaaaagcaggagtGGCTCTCGAAGCAGAAGGAGAACATCCAACACTACCAG gcggaggaggaggccaacCTGCTGAGAAGACAGAGGCAGTACCTGGAGCTGGAGTGTCGGCGCTTCAAACGCAGGATTCTCATCGCCAGACACAACGTGGAGCAGGATCTGGCCCGAGAG GAGCTGAACAAGCGGCAAACCCAGAAAGACCTGGAGCACGCCATGCTGCTGAGGCACCACGAGTCCATGCAGGAGCTGGAGTTCAGGCATCTGGGGACCATCCAGAAAGCCCGGGCGGAGCTGATCCGAACCCAGCACCAGACTGAGCTCACCAACCAGCTGGAGTACAACAAGAGGCGGGAGCGGGAGCTCAGGCGGAAGCACGTCATGGAAGTTCGACTGCAGCCCAAAAGCCTCAAG tcTAAGGAGCTTCAGATCAAGAAGCAGTTCCAGGAGACGTGCAAAACCCAGACCAGGCAGTACAAGGCCCTCAGGAACCATCTGCTGGAGACCACGCCCAAGTCCGACCACAAGGCAGTGCTGaagaggctgaaggaggagcagaCCAGGAAGCTGGCCATCCTGGCCGAGCAGTACGACCACTCCATCAACGAGATGCTCTCCACACAGGCT CTGCGGTTGGATGAGGCTCAGGAGGGCGAGTGTCAGGTTCTGaggatgcagctgcagcaggaactcGAGCTGCTCAACGCCTACCAGAGTAAGATCAAGATGCAGACGGACGCTCAGCACGACaaggagaggagggagctgGAGCAGAGGGTGTCTCTGCGGAgggctctgctggagcagaag ATTGAGGAGGAGATGCTGTCCCTGCAGAACGAGCGGCTGGAGCGGATCCGCTCTCTGCTGGAGCGCCAGGCCCGAGAGATCGAGGCCTTCGACTCGGAGTCCATGCGGCTGGGCTTCAGCAACATGGTGCTCACCAACCTGGCCCCCGACTCCCAGGGAGgctgggggggaggaggcggcggcggaggccaGGGGGCTCAGGGGGGAGGCCACTGGcccgggggaggcggggggagcgGCCACCACGgccaccaccaccagggggGCTCCGGCTCGCAGCAGCCCTGGGGTCACCCCATGCTGGCCGGCGGCCCGCCTCCCTGGAGCCTCCACCACCCGGGAGGGGGGAGTCAGAGGAGCAGCCAGGGAGGCGCGGGGGGGGTGAGGAACAGCCCCCAGGCCATGAGGAGGACGTCATCCGGGGGGAGGAGTGAACAGGGCATGAGCAGGAGCGCCAGCATCACCTCTCAGATCTCCAACGGATCCCACCTGTCCTACACCTag
- the LOC115395866 gene encoding von Willebrand factor A domain-containing protein 7-like, whose amino-acid sequence MHCGFVALCVLLLHATAQGFGILPGSSLSHLEITEQALLEATLQTCRALAAAEGTDFTPPSQSLTPENVAAACNAQQSSKTFRQAILFIVLMNVRVDLRHPLNASFHFDEERLLEGRDIITAGITAVKASNEQSNFETARQKLGEVCHPLQDFYSHSNWVELGKTRPNANLIKPGVSIGNIADINQATCRSCDGDDCTNNILEDIITREILTSGYFGIIPLVSEKPPGKCSHGGGIDVTSRLEPIGGINKDTFGSDHGHLHLEAANMAVAATMELLEDIWAAAGNRPFLQMMGISSGSSKALCFVIDTTSSMAEDIAAVQGVTTSIIDSEVGTENEPSIYILVPFNDPVVGPLIRTTDPTVFKSVIDSLQASGGGDEPELSLSGLQLALSSAPFNSEIFLFTDAPAKDRQLQSTVIALIERTQTVVTFFITDSPTANRRKRRDGRPRRFSRLSASDTELYRSLAQASGGQAIELSKTELPTAASIITESASSSLVTLLQASRSPGRTDTFSFLVDETVTNVRVYITGSSLTFNLTGPTGETQQSSETAGPLIDSTQSAGNFRSLQLNTEQGLWQIRMVSNEPYTLRVIGQSPIDFLFDFVEVSQGVFTGFDPLETRPRAGVNGSLLVTVTGSSSARVTEVTLVESSGSGEIPGVVTPQEGGNFLVQVEEIPSEVFVVRVKGEDDSFPSSTSTVTFQRQSPTNFRSSNVTITADSNGILDPATEFAVPFSVSINGTGGNFTIRATNSRSYTSTFPTSLSLETGSANGTVTLSAPLNTTSGTDVTLTIEAEAPGGEDSNYIVLRISVVNSVTDFTAPVCQLVQLQGNCSENCSLSAFEVTLRVTDGDNGTGVERVSLLRGNGTLSTSPEAGNQNATLATYNSTCCAPEVELQFVDRVGNSGTCTFSFQDGLQGAQSHSAKVTPSLLLCLVTLLLSALTDGGVR is encoded by the exons atgcattgtgggtttgTGGCGTTGTGCGTCCTGCTCCTGCACGCCACGGCTCAGGGCTTTGGGATTTTGCCGGGAAGTTCTCTGAGTCACCTGGAGATAACGGAGCAGGCTCTGCTGGAGGCCACGCTGCAGACATGCCGGGCTCTGGCAGCAGCCGAGGGGACGGACTTCACCCCCCCT TCTCAGTCTCTAACTCCAGAGAACGTAGCCGCGGCCTGCAACGCGCAGCAGTCGTCCAAGACCTTCCGCCAAGCCATCCTTTTCATTGTGCTGATGAACGTACGTGTGGACCTGCGCCACCCGCTCAACGCGAGCTTCCACTTCGACGAAGAGCGGCTGCTTGAAGGGAGGGACATCATCACGGCGGGGATCACGGCGGTGAAAGCCAGCAACGAGCAGTCCAACTTCGAGACCGCCAGGCAGAAGCTGGGAGAAGTCTGTCATCCTTTACAG GACTTCTACAGTCACAGTAACTGGGTGGAACTGGGAAAGACGAGGCCCAACGCAAACCTGATCAAACCAGGCGTCAGCATCGGGAACATCGCAG ATATAAACCAAGCGACGTGTCGCAGCTGCGATGGAGACGACTGCACCAACAACATACTGGAGGACATCATCACACGAGAGATCCTGACCTCTGGGTACTTTGGCATCATACCTTTAGTCTCGGAGAAACCTCCAG GAAAATGCAGTCATGGAGGAGGGATTGACGTCACGAGCAGGCTCGAGCCCATCGGGGGAATCAACAAAGACACCTTTGGCTCCGATCACggacacctccacctcgaaGCCGCCAACATGGCCGTGGCGGCAACCatggagctcctggaggacaTCTGGGCGGCTGCGGGGAACCGGCCCTTCCTCCA gaTGATGGGGATCTCCTCGGGCTCCAGCAAAGCTCTCTGCTTTGTCATCGATACCACGAGCAGCATGGCCGAGGACATCGCGGCGGTGCAGGGCGTGACCACCTCCATCATCGACAGCGAAGTGGGCACAGAGAACGAGCCCTCGATTTACATTCTGGTACCGTTCAATGATCCAG TTGTGGGGCCGTTGATCAGGACCACAGACCCGACAGTCTTCAAGAGTGTTATCGACTCCCTTCAAGCCAGCGGCGGGGGAGACGAGCCAGAGCTCAGTCTCTCTGGGCTTCAG CTGGCTCTGAGCAGCGCTCCTTTCAATTCGGAGATCTTCCTCTTCACCGACGCTCCTGCCAAAGACAGACAGCTGCAGAGCACGGTGATCGCTCTCATCGAGCGGACCCAGACTGTG GTCACCTTCTTCATAACGGACTCCCCAACAGCTAACCGCCGGAAAAGAAGAGACGGCAGGCCTCGTCGGTTCAGCAGACTGTCTGCCTCGGACACAGAGCTGTACAGAAGCCTGGCTCAGGCTTCGGGGGGTCAGGCCATCGAACTCTCCAAGACTGAGCTTCCCACGGCGGCCAGCATCATAACCGAGTCCGCCAGCTCCTCTCTG GTGACTCTTCTCCAGGCCTCCAGGAGCCCCGGACGGACGGACACGTTCAGCTTTCTAGTTGATGAGACGGTCACCAACGTCAGAGTTTACATCACCGGGAGCTCGCTCACCTTCAATCTCACCGGTCCCACAG GTGAAACTCAGCAGAGCAGCGAGACAGCGGGGCCGCTGATCGATTCGACTCAGTCCGCCGGAAACTTCAGGAGTCTGCAGCTCAACACGGAACAAGGCCTATGGCAGATCCGGATGGTCTCAAACGAGCCCTACACATTGAGGGTCATCG GTCAGAGTCCCattgacttcctgtttgacttTGTGGAGGTGTCACAGGGTGTGTTTACAGGGTTCGATCCTCTCGAAACGCGTCCCCGAGCCG GCGTAAACGGCAGCTTGCTGGTCACGGTGACGGGGAGCTCCTCCGCCAGGGTCACGGAGGTCACGCTGGTGGAGTCGTCGGGCTCTGGGGAGATTCCGGGGGTCGTGACGCCACAGGAGGGCGGAAACTTCttggtccaggtggaggagatCCCGTCGGAGGTGTTCGTGGTCCGGGTGAAGGGAGAAGATGACAGTTTTCCCTCCAGCACCTCCACTGTGACCTTCCAGAGACAATCGCCCACCAACTTCAGATCCTCCAATGTGACCATCACT GCTGATTCCAACGGCATCCTGGATCCAGCCACAGAGTTCGCCGTGCCTTTCTCCGTGTCGATCAATGGCACCGGTGGAAACTTTACCATCCGAGCCACCAACAGCAGAAGCTACACCTCGACCTTTCCAACCAGTCTGTCCCTGGAAACCGGAAGCGCTAATGGCACCGTGACGCTGTCGGCGCCTCTGAACACGACGTCCGGCACCGACGTCACTCTGACCATCGAAGCCGAGGCTCCAGGAGGGGAAGACAGCAACTACATCGTGCTGCGGATTTCTGTCGTCAACTCG GTGACGGACTTCACCGCGCCCGTGTGCCAGCTGGTCCAGCTGCAGGGCAACTGCTCGGAGAACTGCAGCCTGTCGGCGTTCGAGGTCACCCTGCGGGTGACCGACGGAGACAACGGCACCGGGGTGGAGCGCGTCAGCCTGCTGCGGGGCAACGGCACCCTGAGCACCAGCCCCGAGGCCGGGAACCAGAACGCCACGCTGGCGACCTACAACTCCACCTGCTGCGCCccggaggtggagctgcagttCGTGGACCGGGTGGGGAACAGCGGGACCTGCACCTTCAGCTTCCAGGACGGGCTGCAGGGAGCTCAGTCTCACTCCGCCAAGGTCACgccctcactgctcctctgccTCGTGACCCTGCTGCTGTCCGCACTGACAGACGGCGGCGTCCGATGA
- the taok1b gene encoding serine/threonine-protein kinase TAO1 isoform X2, protein MPSSVRAGSLKDPEVAELFFKEDPEKLFSDLREIGHGSFGAVYFARDVRTNEVVAIKKMSYSGKQSNEKWQDIIKEVKFLQRIRHPNSIEYKGCYLREHTAWLVMEYCLGSASDLLEVHKKPLQEVEIAAITHGALQGLAYLHSHNMIHRDVKAGNILLTEPGQVKLADFGSASIASPANSFVGTPYWMAPEVILAMDEGQYDGKVDVWSLGITCIELAERKPPLFNMNAMSALYHIAQNESPTLQSSEWTDYFRNFIDSCLQKIPQDRPHSDDMLGHAFLQRERPDSVLMDLIQRTKDAVRELDNLQYRKMKKILLQEAHNGPTAEAPDADEDLEPGAGRTGTVNSVGSNQSIPSMSISASSQSSSVNSLNEAAQDSRSELELMDGDHTVMSNSSVIHLKPEEEESFSGEQAASSQPTEPQATPAQGSRKHYRNREHFATIRTASLVTREMQEHEQDSELREQMSGYKRMRRQHQKHLMALENKLKGEMDEHRLRLDKELESQRNNFTQEMEKLLKKHQAALEKDLKTFTNDEKKFQQHIQVQQKKELGSFLESQKREYKLRKEQLKEELSENQSTPKKEKQEWLSKQKENIQHFQAEEEANLLRRQRQYLELECRRFKRRILIARHNVEQDLAREELNKRQTQKDLEHAMLLRHHESMQELEFRHLGTIQKARAELIRTQHQTELTNQLEYNKRRERELRRKHVMEVRLQPKSLKSKELQIKKQFQETCKTQTRQYKALRNHLLETTPKSDHKAVLKRLKEEQTRKLAILAEQYDHSINEMLSTQALRLDEAQEGECQVLRMQLQQELELLNAYQSKIKMQTDAQHDKERRELEQRVSLRRALLEQKIEEEMLSLQNERLERIRSLLERQAREIEAFDSESMRLGFSNMVLTNLAPDSQGGWGGGGGGGGQGAQGGGHWPGGGGGSGHHGHHHQGGSGSQQPWGHPMLAGGPPPWSLHHPGGGSQRSSQGGAGGVRNSPQAMRRTSSGGRSEQGMSRSASITSQISNGSHLSYT, encoded by the exons ATGCCCTCCTCTGTAAGGGCAGGGAGCCTAAAAGATCCGGAGGTGGCTGAGCTCTTCTTCAAAGAAGACCCAGAGAAGCTTTTCTCTGACCTCCGAGAGATCGGCCATGGCAGCTTTGGCGCCGTCTACTTT gcaCGGGATGTGCGCACAAACGAGGTGGTGGCGATTAAAAAGATGTCCTATAGTGGCAAACAGTCTAATGAG AAATGGCAGGACATTATAAAGGAGGTGAAGTTCCTCCAGAGGATCCGCCACCCCAACAGTATAGAATACAAAGGTTGTTACCTCCGTGAGCACACAGCATGG CTGGTGATGGAGTACTGTCTGGGCTCGGCCTCCGACCTGCTGGAAG TTCACAAAAAGCCTCTACAGGAGGTGGAGATCGCCGCCATCACACACGGTGCTCTGCAGGGGCTGGCCTACCTCCACTCCCACAACATGATCCACAG GGACGTGAAGGCAGGTAACATCCTGCTAACGGAGCCGGGACAGGTCAAACTGGCGGACTTCGGCTCTGCCTCCATCGCTTCACCTGCCAACTCGTTTGTGGGAACGCCGTATTG GATGGCCCCAGAGGTGATTCTAGCTATGGATGAAGGCCAGTATGACGGGAAGGTGGATGTCTGGTCTTTAGGGATCACTTGTATAGAATTAG cggAGAGGAAGCCTCCCTTGTTTAATATGAATGCAATGAGTGCCTTATACCACATAGCGCAGAATGAAAGCCCCACGCTGCAATCCAGTGAATG GACGGACTACTTTAGAAACTTTATCGATTCTTGCCTTCAGAAAATCCCCCAAGACAGACCACACTCTGACGACATGTTGGGC CATGCGTTTTTGCAACGTGAGCGTCCGGACTCGGTGCTGATGGACCTCATTCAGAGAACCAAGGACGCAGTGCGAGAGCTGGACAACCTGCAGTACCGCAAAATGAAGAAGATCCTCCTCCAGGAAGCCCACAACGGGCCCACCGCAGAGGCCCCCGACGCAGACGAG GACCTGGAGCCGGGCGCGGGTCGGACGGGCACGGTGAACAGCGTGGGCAGCAACCAGTCCATCCCCAGCATGTCCATCAGCGCCAGCTCCCAGAGCAGCTCCGTCAACAGCCTGAACGAAGCGGCCCAGGACAGCCGCAGCGAGCTGGAGCTGATGGACGGAGACCACACCGTCATGTCCAACAGCTCCGTCATACACCTCAAACCG gaggaggaggagagtttcTCTGGGGAGcaggcagccagcagccagcccACTGAGCCCCAGGCGACACCAGCACAGGGCTCCAGGAAGCACTACCGCAACCGAGAGCACTTTGCCACCATACGCACAGCGTCACTA GTTACCCGCGAGATGCAGGAACACgagcaggactcggagctgaGGGAACAGATGTCGGGATACAAGCGCATGAGACGGCAGCACCAGAAGCACCTGATGGCGCTGGAGAACAAGCTGAAGGGGGAGATGGACGAGCACAGGCTCAGGCTGGACAAAGAGCTGGAGAGCCAGAGGAACAACTTCACCCAGGAGAtggagaagctgctgaagaAGCACCAGGCGGCCCTGGAGAAAGAC CTCAAGACGTTTACCAACGATGAGAAGAAGTTCCAGCAGCACATTCAGGTTCAGCAGAAGAAGGAGCTCGGCAGCTTCTTGGAGTCACAGAAGCGGGAGTACAAACTGCGTAAAGAGCAGCTTAAAGAG GAGCTGAGTGAGAACCAGTCGACCCccaagaaagaaaagcaggagtGGCTCTCGAAGCAGAAGGAGAACATCCAACA TTtccaggcggaggaggaggccaacCTGCTGAGAAGACAGAGGCAGTACCTGGAGCTGGAGTGTCGGCGCTTCAAACGCAGGATTCTCATCGCCAGACACAACGTGGAGCAGGATCTGGCCCGAGAG GAGCTGAACAAGCGGCAAACCCAGAAAGACCTGGAGCACGCCATGCTGCTGAGGCACCACGAGTCCATGCAGGAGCTGGAGTTCAGGCATCTGGGGACCATCCAGAAAGCCCGGGCGGAGCTGATCCGAACCCAGCACCAGACTGAGCTCACCAACCAGCTGGAGTACAACAAGAGGCGGGAGCGGGAGCTCAGGCGGAAGCACGTCATGGAAGTTCGACTGCAGCCCAAAAGCCTCAAG tcTAAGGAGCTTCAGATCAAGAAGCAGTTCCAGGAGACGTGCAAAACCCAGACCAGGCAGTACAAGGCCCTCAGGAACCATCTGCTGGAGACCACGCCCAAGTCCGACCACAAGGCAGTGCTGaagaggctgaaggaggagcagaCCAGGAAGCTGGCCATCCTGGCCGAGCAGTACGACCACTCCATCAACGAGATGCTCTCCACACAGGCT CTGCGGTTGGATGAGGCTCAGGAGGGCGAGTGTCAGGTTCTGaggatgcagctgcagcaggaactcGAGCTGCTCAACGCCTACCAGAGTAAGATCAAGATGCAGACGGACGCTCAGCACGACaaggagaggagggagctgGAGCAGAGGGTGTCTCTGCGGAgggctctgctggagcagaag ATTGAGGAGGAGATGCTGTCCCTGCAGAACGAGCGGCTGGAGCGGATCCGCTCTCTGCTGGAGCGCCAGGCCCGAGAGATCGAGGCCTTCGACTCGGAGTCCATGCGGCTGGGCTTCAGCAACATGGTGCTCACCAACCTGGCCCCCGACTCCCAGGGAGgctgggggggaggaggcggcggcggaggccaGGGGGCTCAGGGGGGAGGCCACTGGcccgggggaggcggggggagcgGCCACCACGgccaccaccaccagggggGCTCCGGCTCGCAGCAGCCCTGGGGTCACCCCATGCTGGCCGGCGGCCCGCCTCCCTGGAGCCTCCACCACCCGGGAGGGGGGAGTCAGAGGAGCAGCCAGGGAGGCGCGGGGGGGGTGAGGAACAGCCCCCAGGCCATGAGGAGGACGTCATCCGGGGGGAGGAGTGAACAGGGCATGAGCAGGAGCGCCAGCATCACCTCTCAGATCTCCAACGGATCCCACCTGTCCTACACCTag